In a genomic window of Microterricola viridarii:
- a CDS encoding glycine betaine ABC transporter substrate-binding protein, whose protein sequence is MKTRSALTLTALGAATLLALTGCAAPEAEVLDNGDQKDLTIAVFNGWDEGVAASELWKAILDEKGYNVTLEYADVAPVYTGLTTDDYDVVLDTWLPITHASYIEKYGDDLVDLGAWNTEAKLTIAVNEDAPIDSLEELADNAELFGNRLVGIEPGAGLTEVTTDAVIPGYKLEGMEYLTSSTPAMLSELKAATKAGENIAVTLWQPHWAYDAFPVKDLADPQGLLGAAEGVHSFGGKSFETNFPTLSGWLKDFTLDSKQLASLENAMFNSGGSGSDYAPAVADWISANHDYVDSLTK, encoded by the coding sequence ATGAAAACGCGCTCAGCGCTCACCCTGACGGCCCTCGGAGCCGCAACCCTGCTCGCCCTCACCGGCTGCGCCGCACCGGAAGCGGAAGTTCTCGACAACGGCGACCAGAAGGACCTGACGATCGCCGTCTTCAACGGCTGGGACGAGGGCGTCGCCGCCTCGGAGCTGTGGAAGGCCATTCTCGACGAGAAGGGCTACAACGTCACCCTCGAGTACGCCGACGTCGCCCCGGTCTACACCGGCCTGACCACCGACGACTACGACGTCGTGCTCGACACCTGGCTGCCGATCACGCACGCCAGCTACATCGAGAAGTACGGCGACGATCTCGTCGACCTCGGCGCCTGGAACACCGAGGCCAAGCTCACCATCGCGGTGAACGAGGACGCCCCGATCGACTCGCTCGAGGAGCTCGCCGACAACGCGGAGCTGTTCGGCAACCGCCTCGTCGGCATCGAGCCGGGCGCCGGGCTCACCGAGGTCACCACCGACGCCGTCATCCCCGGCTACAAGCTCGAGGGCATGGAGTACCTGACCAGCTCGACGCCGGCCATGCTCAGCGAGCTCAAGGCGGCCACGAAGGCCGGCGAGAACATCGCCGTCACGCTGTGGCAGCCGCACTGGGCCTACGACGCCTTCCCGGTCAAGGACCTCGCCGACCCGCAGGGCCTGCTCGGCGCGGCCGAGGGCGTGCACTCCTTCGGCGGCAAGAGCTTCGAGACCAACTTCCCGACCCTCTCCGGGTGGCTGAAGGACTTCACGCTCGACTCGAAGCAGCTCGCCTCGCTGGAGAACGCCATGTTCAACTCGGGCGGATCGGGCAGCGACTACGCCCCGGCCGTGGCGGACTGGATCAGCGCGAACCATGACTACGTGGACTCGCTGACGAAGTAG